Proteins co-encoded in one Corylus avellana chromosome ca9, CavTom2PMs-1.0 genomic window:
- the LOC132191625 gene encoding uncharacterized protein LOC132191625, giving the protein MPYRVRENLFIGNIGDAADILQKGSTEITHILSVLSSASISFFSEWRSGLVIPTKEIKKVYVGGSGGGDGGSGSENASGGDGGSKSSLSPEKLLYSLEYAGKDLKLVRMAVPLRDMESEDLLDYLDVCFDFIDKSRKEGSVLVHCFAGVSRSAAILTAYLMRTEHLSQEDALESLRHSCEFVCPNDGFLEQLKMFEQMGFKVDHASPVYKRFRLKVLGEFYNRGEKIDSSKFGADPGLSTEISSELEVASNEGNNQTPAYRCKKCRRVVALQENVVDHIPGEGETSFEWNKRKSGNRYYKSDETECSSIFVEPLRWMTAVEEGALEGKLCCAHCDGRLGYFNWSGIQCSCGSWITPAFQLHRSRVDISSV; this is encoded by the exons ATGCCGTACCGTGTTCGTGAGAATCTATTCATCGGGAACATCGGCGACGCGGCGGACATTCTCCAAAAAGGTAGCACTGAGATCACACACATTCTATCGGTCCTCAGTTCGGCGTCGATATCGTTTTTCTCCGAATGGCGTAGCGGTCTCGTTATCCCCACAAAGGAAATCAAGAAGGTCTATGTTGGAGGGTCTGGTGGCGGTGATGGTGGTTCGGGTTCTGAGAATGCCTCGGGTGGTGATGGGGGGTCGAAGAGTTCCTTGTCGCCGGAGAAGCTTTTGTACTCTTTGGAATATGCAGGCAAGGACTTGAAGCTGGTGAGGATGGCTGTGCCGCTGAGAGACATGGAGAGTGAGGACCTTCTGGATTATTTGGATGTTTGTTTCGATTTCATTGATAAGAGCCGAAAAGAGGGGTCTGTTTTGGTGCACTGCTTTGCCGGCGTGTCAAGAag TGCAGCTATTCTTACGGCATATCTTATGAGAACAGAACATCTATCTCAAGAAG ATGCGCTTGAATCCTTACGGCATAGCTGCGAGTTTGTTTGCCCCAATGATGGCTTTCTAGAGCAG TTAAAAATGTTTGAGCAGATGGGCTTCAAGGTTGACCATGCAAGCCCAGTATACAAGCGCTTTCGACTGAAAGTACTGG GTGAGTTTTATAACCGTGGGGAGAAGATAGACAGTTCTAAATTTGGGGCAGATCCCGGCCTGTCTACCGAAATTTCCTCGGAATTGGAAGTAGCTTCAAATGAAGGAAATAATCAGACTCCTGCGTACCGCTGCAAGAAATGCCGAAGAGTTGTTGCATTGCAGGAGAATGTTGTAGATCACATCCCAGGGGAGGGTGAGACATCCTTTGAGTGGAACAAGCGTAAAAGCGGAAACCGTTATTACAAGTCTGATGAGACAGAGTGTTCGTCCATTTTTGTTGAGCCTCTACGATGGATGACAGCAG TTGAAGAAGGTGCACTGGAGGGGAAGTTGTGCTGTGCTCACTGTGACGGCCGGTTGGGCTACTTCAATTGGTCAGGCATCCAATGCAGTTGTGGGAGCTGGATCACCCCAGCCTTTCAGCTCCATAGAAGCCGAGTGGACATCAGCAGTgtctaa